The Flavobacterium commune genome contains a region encoding:
- a CDS encoding pseudouridine synthase, translated as MSHHHFILHKPYGYLSQFIYELKRKKKLLGELHDFPEGTMAIGRLDEDSEGLLLLTTDGKMSEYIRSRKVDKEYYVQVDGIITQTAIDEIKKGVEIGFNGTKYITKPCEARLIHKIPNFGARGKKIRDERHGPTSWASITVNEGKFRQVRKMTSAVGFPTLRLVRVRIGNVHLNNLQSGEVIEVENFNSNDNNQITE; from the coding sequence ATGTCGCATCATCATTTTATTCTTCATAAACCCTATGGTTATTTGAGTCAGTTTATTTACGAATTGAAACGAAAAAAGAAATTATTAGGGGAATTACATGATTTTCCCGAAGGGACAATGGCTATTGGGCGATTAGACGAAGACTCCGAAGGTTTATTGTTGTTGACTACTGATGGAAAAATGAGTGAGTACATTCGTTCCCGAAAAGTCGATAAAGAATACTATGTTCAGGTGGATGGTATCATTACTCAGACAGCTATTGACGAAATAAAAAAAGGAGTCGAAATAGGTTTTAATGGAACTAAATACATTACAAAACCCTGCGAAGCCAGATTGATTCACAAAATCCCTAATTTTGGCGCAAGAGGTAAGAAAATCCGTGATGAACGTCATGGTCCTACTTCCTGGGCTTCGATAACAGTTAATGAGGGAAAATTTCGTCAGGTGCGAAAAATGACATCGGCTGTTGGTTTTCCTACTTTGCGTTTAGTGCGTGTGCGGATTGGCAATGTACATTTGAACAATTTGCAATCAGGAGAAGTGATTGAAGTTGAAAATTTCAATAGCAATGACAATAATCAAATAACAGAATAA
- a CDS encoding tRNA (cytidine(34)-2'-O)-methyltransferase, protein MLNIVLVEPEIPNNTGNIGRLCVGTESRLHLIHPFGFVINDKNLKRSGLDYWVHLDVTEYQNVAEWMAQVSDQSRVFLMSSHAEKSYLENEFQDGDWLVFGKESVGLSQEFLELFDKKNQLTIPMSSLIRSFNIANSVAFVVGEAKRQISVGRI, encoded by the coding sequence ATGCTTAACATCGTTTTAGTAGAACCTGAAATCCCTAATAATACTGGAAATATTGGTCGTTTGTGCGTAGGAACCGAAAGCCGTTTGCACCTGATTCATCCGTTTGGATTTGTAATCAACGATAAAAATTTGAAACGTTCCGGTTTAGATTATTGGGTGCATCTTGATGTTACCGAATATCAAAATGTAGCTGAATGGATGGCTCAGGTTTCTGATCAATCCCGTGTTTTCCTGATGAGTTCCCATGCTGAAAAATCTTATTTAGAAAATGAATTTCAGGATGGAGATTGGTTGGTTTTTGGTAAAGAAAGCGTTGGTTTGAGTCAAGAATTTCTGGAGTTATTCGATAAAAAGAATCAATTGACAATTCCGATGTCTTCTTTAATCCGAAGTTTTAATATTGCTAATTCGGTGGCTTTTGTGGTGGGAGAAGCGAAGAGACAGATTTCAGTAGGCAGAATTTAG
- a CDS encoding ABC transporter ATP-binding protein — protein MKAKAFDTRLFKRILQYTKPYQWRYNGVVIFAISLSVFAALRPYLLKRTVDDYIQTEDAQGLLFYVSLMGIVLLLEVFSQFYFVYWANWLGQDIVKDIRIKLFKHILSFRMKYFDLVPVGQLVTRSVSDIESIARIFSQGLFMIISDLMKMVVVLLFMFYMNWKLTWIVIIAMPILVFITRIFQRKMQVAFEEVRTQIANMNTFVQERVTGMKIVQLFNREEIESEKFKDINEKHQNAWIKTILYNSIFFPIADIISSLTLGFIVLYGGIKILNGDNFTTFGDLFSYTMFIGMLFNPLRQIADKFNEMQLGMIAANRVFEIIDTQDQIQDTGKIEAPVFDGNIQFKDVRFSYIENEEVIKGIDLSVNSGETIAIVGSTGAGKSTIINLLNRFYEIKSGTICIDNENIENYTLSSLRKQIAIVLQDVFLFADTIYNNITLNNPEITREKVYAAAKEIGVHNFIMSLPDNYDFDVKERGVMLSSGQRQLIAFLRAYVSNPSILILDEATSSIDTYSEELIQRATETITKGRTSIVIAHRLATIVNADKIVVMDKGLIVEEGTHQELINKESGYYKNLYDSQFSLVE, from the coding sequence ATGAAAGCAAAAGCATTTGACACTCGATTATTCAAACGAATACTACAATACACAAAGCCATACCAATGGCGTTATAACGGTGTGGTTATTTTTGCCATTTCCTTATCTGTTTTTGCAGCTTTACGCCCGTATTTATTAAAACGAACAGTTGATGATTATATCCAAACCGAAGATGCTCAAGGACTTTTATTTTACGTTAGCTTGATGGGAATTGTACTTTTACTGGAGGTATTTTCTCAATTTTACTTTGTCTATTGGGCAAACTGGCTGGGACAGGATATTGTCAAAGACATTCGCATTAAATTATTCAAACACATTTTGAGTTTCCGAATGAAGTATTTTGATTTGGTTCCTGTAGGCCAATTGGTAACCCGTTCAGTTTCTGATATTGAATCTATTGCACGTATTTTTAGTCAAGGTCTATTCATGATTATCAGTGACTTGATGAAAATGGTCGTGGTACTCCTTTTTATGTTTTACATGAACTGGAAACTGACTTGGATTGTGATTATTGCTATGCCAATTTTAGTCTTTATTACCCGAATTTTCCAACGCAAAATGCAGGTTGCTTTTGAAGAAGTACGAACGCAAATTGCCAACATGAACACTTTCGTTCAGGAACGCGTTACCGGAATGAAGATTGTACAACTGTTCAACCGTGAAGAAATTGAATCGGAAAAATTTAAAGACATTAACGAAAAACATCAAAATGCCTGGATAAAAACCATTCTTTACAACTCCATCTTCTTCCCTATTGCCGATATTATTTCGTCACTAACACTTGGATTTATTGTGTTGTACGGAGGAATCAAAATCCTGAATGGCGATAATTTTACCACTTTTGGAGATTTGTTTTCTTATACCATGTTCATCGGGATGTTATTCAACCCTTTGCGCCAAATTGCGGATAAATTCAACGAGATGCAACTGGGAATGATTGCTGCCAATCGTGTTTTTGAAATTATTGATACCCAAGATCAAATTCAGGATACCGGGAAAATTGAAGCGCCTGTTTTTGATGGAAACATTCAATTTAAAGACGTTCGTTTCAGTTATATTGAAAATGAAGAAGTAATAAAAGGTATTGATTTAAGCGTAAACTCTGGCGAAACAATTGCAATTGTAGGTTCAACCGGAGCAGGAAAATCAACTATTATCAACTTATTGAATCGTTTTTACGAAATAAAAAGCGGTACAATTTGCATTGATAACGAAAATATCGAAAACTATACTTTGAGTTCCCTTAGAAAACAAATCGCCATCGTTTTGCAGGATGTATTCTTATTTGCTGATACCATTTACAATAATATCACGCTTAACAATCCTGAAATTACAAGAGAAAAAGTGTATGCTGCCGCAAAAGAAATAGGCGTTCATAATTTTATTATGAGTTTACCTGATAATTATGATTTTGACGTAAAAGAACGCGGTGTGATGTTGTCTTCAGGACAACGCCAACTGATTGCTTTTTTAAGAGCTTATGTAAGCAATCCAAGTATTTTAATTTTGGACGAAGCAACCTCATCAATCGATACCTATTCCGAAGAATTGATTCAGCGTGCCACCGAAACGATCACAAAAGGAAGAACTTCGATTGTTATTGCCCACCGACTGGCAACCATTGTCAATGCTGATAAAATTGTGGTTATGGACAAAGGATTAATTGTGGAAGAAGGAACACATCAAGAGTTGATTAACAAAGAATCCGGTTATTATAAAAATTTATACGATTCTCAATTTTCATTAGTAGAATAA
- the truA gene encoding tRNA pseudouridine(38-40) synthase TruA, producing MRYFIKLAYNGTPYHGWQIQPNAASVQETLNKAFSVLLSSEINLMGAGRTDTGVHAREMYAHFDFEAAFDIPKLIHKLNSYLPKDIVIYQIFPVDSEAHCRFDATKRTYEYHINVFKDAFSQEQSWYFHQELDVDLMNKAAKLLLNHTDFQCFSKVKTDVNTFDCTIFEAYWTRGGAEQSEAKQEGNKLIFTISANRFLRNMVRSIVGTLINIGLHKITLADFNTIIESKSREKAGFSVPAHGLYLTKIEYPYLDN from the coding sequence TTGAGATATTTTATAAAATTAGCCTATAACGGAACACCATATCATGGTTGGCAAATTCAGCCTAATGCCGCTTCGGTACAGGAAACACTGAATAAAGCTTTTTCGGTTCTATTAAGTTCCGAGATTAACCTTATGGGTGCCGGACGCACGGATACCGGGGTTCATGCCCGAGAAATGTACGCTCATTTTGATTTTGAAGCAGCTTTTGACATTCCAAAATTAATTCACAAACTCAATTCTTATCTTCCTAAAGATATTGTTATTTATCAAATTTTCCCTGTTGACAGTGAAGCACACTGTCGTTTTGATGCGACTAAAAGAACTTATGAATACCATATCAATGTTTTTAAAGACGCTTTTTCACAAGAACAAAGTTGGTATTTCCATCAAGAATTAGATGTTGATTTGATGAATAAAGCAGCAAAACTATTACTTAACCACACCGATTTTCAATGTTTCTCTAAGGTAAAAACAGATGTAAACACATTTGATTGTACTATTTTTGAAGCTTACTGGACTCGAGGCGGAGCCGAACAGAGCGAAGCTAAACAGGAAGGAAACAAACTAATTTTTACCATTTCAGCCAATCGATTTTTGAGAAATATGGTACGCTCTATAGTTGGAACCTTGATTAATATTGGTTTACACAAAATAACATTAGCCGATTTTAATACAATTATCGAAAGTAAAAGCAGAGAAAAAGCGGGATTTTCGGTACCGGCTCACGGATTGTATTTAACTAAAATTGAATATCCTTATTTAGACAATTAG
- a CDS encoding metallophosphoesterase family protein translates to MKKILLLSDTHSHIDDAILKYVQQADEVWHAGDIGDLEVTDTIKKFKPLRAVYGNIDDAQARLEFPLHNRFMCEEVSVWITHIGGYPGKYNPNIKAEITANPPQLFICGHSHILKVMFDKKHNLLHMNPGACGKSGFHQVRTMLRFVIEGNKIKDLEIIEIEKRV, encoded by the coding sequence ATGAAAAAAATCCTTTTGCTTTCGGATACCCATAGTCATATTGATGATGCTATTTTAAAATATGTACAACAAGCCGATGAGGTTTGGCATGCGGGAGATATTGGTGATTTGGAGGTAACGGATACTATTAAAAAATTCAAGCCGTTGCGAGCTGTTTATGGTAATATTGATGATGCCCAGGCGCGTTTGGAATTTCCGTTACACAATCGTTTTATGTGCGAAGAAGTATCGGTTTGGATTACACATATTGGTGGTTATCCGGGTAAATACAATCCTAATATAAAAGCCGAAATAACGGCTAATCCACCACAATTGTTTATTTGTGGGCATTCGCACATTCTAAAAGTTATGTTTGATAAAAAACACAATCTTTTACACATGAATCCCGGAGCTTGTGGTAAAAGTGGTTTTCATCAAGTGCGTACCATGCTGCGTTTTGTAATTGAAGGTAATAAAATCAAAGATTTGGAAATTATCGAAATTGAAAAAAGAGTCTGA
- a CDS encoding ABC transporter ATP-binding protein yields the protein MSTSNIILQAKQISIGYTHKKEQTVIASNIDLTLEKGKLIALVGANGIGKSTLLRTITGIQKTINGTVFLNGKNIHEMNALALAKNLSVVLTEKLPPSNLTVFELVALGRQPYTNWIGTLADEDIEKVNHALVLTQIEHLASKRHYEISDGQLQKVLVARALAQDTPLIILDEPTTHLDLLHKVALFKLLKKLTQETQKCILFSTHDIDMAIQLSDEMIIMTPETVVQDEPCNFISKGSFNTLFKDEHIVFDATKGKFIIS from the coding sequence ATGAGTACTTCCAACATCATATTACAAGCGAAGCAAATAAGCATTGGCTATACTCATAAAAAAGAGCAGACTGTTATTGCTTCAAATATTGATTTGACCTTAGAAAAAGGCAAACTCATTGCTTTAGTTGGTGCTAACGGTATTGGAAAATCAACCTTATTACGTACCATTACCGGAATTCAAAAAACGATTAATGGAACTGTTTTCTTGAACGGAAAAAACATTCACGAAATGAATGCTTTGGCTTTAGCCAAAAACTTAAGCGTTGTCTTAACCGAAAAATTACCACCAAGTAATCTAACCGTTTTTGAATTAGTCGCCTTAGGAAGACAACCTTATACCAACTGGATTGGCACCTTAGCTGATGAAGATATTGAAAAAGTAAACCACGCCTTAGTGCTTACGCAAATTGAACATTTGGCTTCCAAAAGACATTATGAAATCAGCGATGGACAATTACAAAAAGTATTGGTAGCAAGAGCGCTGGCACAGGATACTCCGCTGATTATTTTAGACGAGCCCACCACCCATTTGGATTTACTGCATAAAGTAGCCTTATTTAAACTCTTGAAAAAACTTACCCAGGAAACTCAAAAATGTATTTTATTTTCAACCCACGATATTGATATGGCGATTCAACTGAGTGACGAAATGATTATCATGACCCCTGAAACTGTAGTCCAAGATGAACCTTGTAATTTTATTTCAAAAGGAAGTTTCAATACCTTGTTCAAAGACGAACATATTGTTTTTGATGCTACAAAAGGAAAGTTTATAATTAGTTAG